One window of Balearica regulorum gibbericeps isolate bBalReg1 chromosome 10, bBalReg1.pri, whole genome shotgun sequence genomic DNA carries:
- the RAD54L2 gene encoding helicase ARIP4 isoform X4, producing MSDESISGSDPDLDPDLEQEDMEEEEEEDEEEAMEEDNDGDDEEDLLDESDQPQEAVFSGDHVEQAEDGEWQRSTSTTSSQSERAERLLQNQHKSLASEDTKKKRAQKPSHMRRNIRKLLREDQLEAVTKAAQQEELERRKRLEQQRKNYPATIPTVPLDFLPEDIVFRTAEATQLPPQVLAEEVICLDSTSSGSEDDAKGKNSIKDEVIELSSGEDDALQIVDSSDSSNEGEDDGSEESSGSHVNDALNQSDALGQVIVNINHPPNEDDIFLAPQLAHAVKPHQIGGIRFLYDNLVESLERFKTSSGFGCILAHSMGLGKTIQVISFLDVLFRHTEAKTVLAIVPVNTLQNWLAEFNMWLPAPENLPADYNSKEIQPRTFKVHILNDEHKTTAARAKVVNDWVIEGGVLLMGYEMYRLLSLKKSFATGRKKKTKKQAGPVIIDLDEEDRQQELLKGIEKALSRPGPDVVICDEGHRIKNCHASTSQALKNIRSRRRVVLTGYPLQNNLIEYWCMVDFVRPDFLGSRQEFSNMFERPILNGQCIDSTPQDVRLMRYRSHVLHSLLEGFVQRRGHNVLKVQLPSKEEHVILVRLSKIQRALYTEFMNRFRDAGNSGWLGLNPLKAFCVCCKIWNHPDVLYEALQKENLANEQDLDVDDLGTASTNSRCQSQGIKVKTESNALAPPVGEATNSKFLQSVGFNPFQERANQVVTYEWAKDILCDYQTGVLENSPKMVLLFHLIEESVKLGDKILVFSQSLSTLSVIEEFLAKRPMPSPPGSDGGVHNWVRNINYHRLDGSTSASERERLINQFNDPSNTSVWLFLLSTRAGCLGVNLIGANRVVVFDASWNPCHDAQAVCRVYRYGQKKPCHIYRLVSDYTLEKKIYDRQISKQGMSDRVVDNLNPVLNFTRREVENLLHFVEEESDPAQLSLNPSKMKESVLQLACLKYPHLITKEPFQHESLLIDRKEHKLTKAEKKAAKKSYEEEKRASVPYTRPSYAQYYPASDQSLTSIPAFSQRNWRPALKGEDKPVASVRPVQSTPIPMMPRHVPMGNAGSTSSSNPAVNFPINYLQRAGVFVQKIVTTTDIVIPGTNTSTDVQARISAGESIHIIRGTKGTYIRTSDGRIFAIRTTGKPKGNEDRRTAASGSQSSSLESTSNGRHSASSPQLPSAEELTRPISPDSPEIISELQQYAEAAAARESRHSSPSTNAAQGHPARTDNAPGLAARGAEQRVGIHCMAPSVSSALPATSQHVDGHSVLDLRGNKRKSTSPSAPEEQARRQQKKRQLPSSVQPYEHGYPVSGGGARVEVCCAHSQ from the exons ACCAACCCCAGGAAGCCGTGTTCAGCGGTGACCATGTTGAACAGGCGGAGGATGGAGAATGGCAGCGCTCTACTTCAACTACCTCATCTCAGAGTGAGCGGGCAGAGCGACTCTTGCAGAACCAGCACAAGAGCCTGGCCTCTGAGGACACCAAAAAGAAGAGGGCTCAGAAACCGTCTCACATGCGGAGGAACATAAG AAAGCTGTTGCGTGAGGACCAACTGGAAGCCGTGACAAAAGCAGCCCAGCAGGAAGAGTTGGAGAGAAGGAAACGGCTAGAGCAGCAGCGGAAGAATTATCCAGCCACTATCCCAACCGTACCCCTAGATTTTCTTCCTG AGGACATCGTTTTCAGAACAGCAGAGGCTACCCAGCTCCCCCCTCAGGTTCTGGCTGAGGAAGTGATCTGCCTGGACAGTACCAGCAGTGGCAGCGAAGATgatgctaaaggaaaaaatagcattaaagaTG AAGTGATTGAGCTGAGTTCAGGAGAGGATGATGCCCTCCAAATTGTGGACAGCAGTGACTCTAGTAATGAAGGGGAGGATGATGGCAGTGAAGAGAGCAGTGGCTCTCATGTGAATGATGCCTTAAATCAGTCAGATGCTCTGGGGCAAGTCATTGTCAACATCAATCATCCACCAAATGAGGACGACATTTTCCTGGCTCCCCAGCTTGCACACGCAGTAAAACCTCATCAG ATTGGTGGGATCCGATTCCTGTATGACAACTTGGTCGAGTCCTTGGAGAGATTTAAAACCAGCAGTGGGTTTGGGTGTATTTTAGCACATAGCATGGGCCTGGGCAAGACCATACAGGTCATCTCTTTCTTGGATGTACTTTTTCGGCACACGGAGGCAAAGACTGTTCTTGCCATTGTACCT GTGAATACGCTCCAAAATTGGCTAGCAGAATTCAACATGTGGCTCCCAGCACCTGAAAACCTTCCTGCTGATTATAACTCCAAAGAGATCCAGCCCCGCACCTTCAAAGTCCACATCCTGAATGATGAACACAA GACAACAGCTGCACGTGCAAAGGTGGTGAATGACTGGGTGATAGAGGGTGGTGTGCTGCTGATGGGATATGAGATGTACCGTCTCCTCTCACTGAAGAAGTCCTTTGCCACtggcaggaagaagaaaacaaagaaacaagctGGCCCTGTCATTATTGACTTGGATGAGGAAGACCGGCAGCAAGAGCTTCTGAAAG GGATTGAGAAAGCTTTGTCTCGCCCTGGCCCAGATGTGGTTATTTGTGATGAGGGACACCGGATAAAGAACTGCCATGCCAGCACTTCGCAGGCCCTGAAGAACATCCGCTCCCGTCGGCGGGTGGTGCTGACTGGCTACCCGCTCCAGAACAACCTCATTGAGTACTGGTGCATGGTAGACTTTGTCCGACCTGACTTTCTAGGCTCACGGCAGGAATTCAGCAACATGTTTGAGCGCCCTATCCTGAACGGGCAGTGTATTGACAGCACCCCTCAAGATGTCCGTCTCATGAGGTATCGCAGTCATGTCCTGCATAGCCTGCTGGAAGGCTTTGTGCAGCG GCGAGGCCACAATGTGCTGAAGGTTCAGCTTCCATCTAAGGAAGAACACGTCATTTTGGTACGTCTTTCGAAGATCCAGCGGGCCCTTTATACGGAGTTCATGAATCGGTTTCGAGATGCAGGCAACAGTGGCTGGCTGGGACTGAACCCACTCAAAGCTTTCTGTGTCTGTTGTAAG ATCTGGAACCATCCGGATGTGTTGTATGAAgctctgcaaaaggaaaatctaGCAAATGAGCAGGATTTGGATGTGGATGACCTTGGCACAGCAAGTACTAATTCCCGCTGCCAGTCTCAGGGAATTAAAGTGAAAACAGAGAGTAATGCTTTGGCACCGCCAGTTGGAGAAGCTACCAACAGCAAGTTCCTCCAGAGCGTTGGCTTCAACCCTTTTCAGGAGAGAGCAAATCAGGTCGTTACTTATGAGTGG GCCAAAGACATCTTGTGTGATTACCAGACGGGAGTCTTGGAGAACTCACCCAAGATGGTGTTACTGTTCCACCTAATTGAGGAAAGTGTGAAGCTTGGAGACAAGATCTTGGTCTTCAG CCAGAGCTTGTCCACCTTATCTGTCATTGAAGAGTTTTTGGCAAAGAGACCAATGCCGAGTCCTCCAGGCTCAGATGGAGGGGTTCACAACTGGGTCCGAAACATCAACTATCACA GACTGGATGGCAGCACCTCTGCCTCAGAGAGGGAACGACTGATTAACCAGTTCAACGACCCCAGCAACACCTCTGTTTGGCTCTTCCTTTTGTCCACGCG CGCTGGATGTTTGGGTGTCAACCTCATTGGAGCAAACAGAGTGGTGGTGTTTGATGCTTCTTGGAACCCGTGCCATGACGCCCAGGCTGTGTGCCGAGTGTACCGCTACGGGCAGAAGAAGCCATGCCACATTTACAGACTGGTTTCTGATTACACCCTTGAGAAGAAGATCTATGACCGTCAGATCTCTAAGCAGGGCATGTCAG atCGGGTGGTGGATAATCTGAACCCAGTGCTGAACTTCACCCGACGGGAGGTGGAGAACCTGCTGCATTTTGTGGAAGAGGAATCCGACCCTGCTCAGCTTTCCCTCAATCCAAGCAAGATGAAGGAGTCTGTTCTACAATTAGCCTGTCTCAAGTATCCTCACCTCATCACCAAG GAGCCTTTTCAGCATGAGTCACTGCTGATCGACCGGAAGGAGCACAAGCTGACcaaggcagagaagaaagcagcCAAGAAGAGCTATGAGGAGGAAAAGCGCGCATCCGTCCCCTACACCCGGCCGTCCTACGCACAGTATTACCCAGCCAGTGACCAGAGCCTGACGAGCATCCCTGCCTTTAGCCAGAGGAACTG GCGACCAGCCCTCAAGGGTGAGGACAAGCCAGTGGCAAGCGTCCGCCCAGTTCAATCCACCCCCATTCCTATGATGCCCCGGCATGTCCCCATGGGCAATGCAGGATCAACCTCAAGTTCCAACCCCGCTGTCAACTTCCCCATCAACTATCTACAACGAGCTGGTGTCTTTGTGCAGAAGATTGTCACCACCACAG ATATTGTGATTCCGGGTACAAACACATCCACTGATGTACAGGCAAGAATCAGTGCTGGTGAGAGCATCCACATCATCCGAGGGACGAAAG GGACGTATATCCGGACCAGCGATGGACGGATTTTTGCTATCCGGACCACTGGGAAGCCGAAGGGCAATGAAGACCGTCGGACAGCTGCCTCAG GCTCCCAGAGCTCATCACTGGAGTCCACAAGCAACGGCAGACACAGTGCCTCATCACCGCAGCTCCCCAGTGCGGAGGAGCTCACTCGGCCCATATCCCCCGACAGCCCCGAGATTATCAGCGAGCTGCAGCAGTACGCGGAGGCGGCGGCTGCCCGGGAGTCCCGGCACAGCTCTCCCAGCACCAACGCAGCGCAAGGCCACCCTGCTCGCACGGACAACGCGCCCGGCTTAGCAGCCCGAGGAGCTGAGCAGCGCGTGGGGATTCACTGCATGGCTCCCTCCGTGTCTTCAGCCCTGCCGGCCACCAGCCAGCACGTCGATGGCCACTCAGTGTTGGACTTACGGGGCAACAAGCGCAAGTCGACCTCGCCATCGGCTCCGGAGGAGCAAGCCCGCAGGCAGCAGAAGAAGCGCCAGTTGCCATCATCCGTGCAGCCGTACGAACACGGGTACCCCGTCTCTG GTGGAGGAGCACGTGTGGAAGTCTGCTGTGCTCATTcccagtga
- the RAD54L2 gene encoding helicase ARIP4 isoform X3 yields MSDESISGSDPDLDPDLEQEDMEEEEEEDEEEAMEEDNDGDDEEDLLDESDQPQEAVFSGDHVEQAEDGEWQRSTSTTSSQSERAERLLQNQHKSLASEDTKKKRAQKPSHMRRNIRKLLREDQLEAVTKAAQQEELERRKRLEQQRKNYPATIPTVPLDFLPEDIVFRTAEATQLPPQVLAEEVICLDSTSSGSEDDAKGKNSIKDEVIELSSGEDDALQIVDSSDSSNEGEDDGSEESSGSHVNDALNQSDALGQVIVNINHPPNEDDIFLAPQLAHAVKPHQIGGIRFLYDNLVESLERFKTSSGFGCILAHSMGLGKTIQVISFLDVLFRHTEAKTVLAIVPVNTLQNWLAEFNMWLPAPENLPADYNSKEIQPRTFKVHILNDEHKTTAARAKVVNDWVIEGGVLLMGYEMYRLLSLKKSFATGRKKKTKKQAGPVIIDLDEEDRQQELLKGIEKALSRPGPDVVICDEGHRIKNCHASTSQALKNIRSRRRVVLTGYPLQNNLIEYWCMVDFVRPDFLGSRQEFSNMFERPILNGQCIDSTPQDVRLMRYRSHVLHSLLEGFVQRRGHNVLKVQLPSKEEHVILVRLSKIQRALYTEFMNRFRDAGNSGWLGLNPLKAFCVCCKIWNHPDVLYEALQKENLANEQDLDVDDLGTASTNSRCQSQGIKVKTESNALAPPVGEATNSKFLQSVGFNPFQERANQVVTYEWAKDILCDYQTGVLENSPKMVLLFHLIEESVKLGDKILVFSQSLSTLSVIEEFLAKRPMPSPPGSDGGVHNWVRNINYHRLDGSTSASERERLINQFNDPSNTSVWLFLLSTRAGCLGVNLIGANRVVVFDASWNPCHDAQAVCRVYRYGQKKPCHIYRLVSDYTLEKKIYDRQISKQGMSDRVVDNLNPVLNFTRREVENLLHFVEEESDPAQLSLNPSKMKESVLQLACLKYPHLITKEPFQHESLLIDRKEHKLTKAEKKAAKKSYEEEKRASVPYTRPSYAQYYPASDQSLTSIPAFSQRNWRPALKGEDKPVASVRPVQSTPIPMMPRHVPMGNAGSTSSSNPAVNFPINYLQRAGVFVQKIVTTTDIVIPGTNTSTDVQARISAGESIHIIRGTKGTYIRTSDGRIFAIRTTGKPKGNEDRRTAASGSQSSSLESTSNGRHSASSPQLPSAEELTRPISPDSPEIISELQQYAEAAAARESRHSSPSTNAAQGHPARTDNAPGLAARGAEQRVGIHCMAPSVSSALPATSQHVDGHSVLDLRGNKRKSTSPSAPEEQARRQQKKRQLPSSVQPYEHGYPVSGVENRGVLSKLLDNLSLDAPWK; encoded by the exons ACCAACCCCAGGAAGCCGTGTTCAGCGGTGACCATGTTGAACAGGCGGAGGATGGAGAATGGCAGCGCTCTACTTCAACTACCTCATCTCAGAGTGAGCGGGCAGAGCGACTCTTGCAGAACCAGCACAAGAGCCTGGCCTCTGAGGACACCAAAAAGAAGAGGGCTCAGAAACCGTCTCACATGCGGAGGAACATAAG AAAGCTGTTGCGTGAGGACCAACTGGAAGCCGTGACAAAAGCAGCCCAGCAGGAAGAGTTGGAGAGAAGGAAACGGCTAGAGCAGCAGCGGAAGAATTATCCAGCCACTATCCCAACCGTACCCCTAGATTTTCTTCCTG AGGACATCGTTTTCAGAACAGCAGAGGCTACCCAGCTCCCCCCTCAGGTTCTGGCTGAGGAAGTGATCTGCCTGGACAGTACCAGCAGTGGCAGCGAAGATgatgctaaaggaaaaaatagcattaaagaTG AAGTGATTGAGCTGAGTTCAGGAGAGGATGATGCCCTCCAAATTGTGGACAGCAGTGACTCTAGTAATGAAGGGGAGGATGATGGCAGTGAAGAGAGCAGTGGCTCTCATGTGAATGATGCCTTAAATCAGTCAGATGCTCTGGGGCAAGTCATTGTCAACATCAATCATCCACCAAATGAGGACGACATTTTCCTGGCTCCCCAGCTTGCACACGCAGTAAAACCTCATCAG ATTGGTGGGATCCGATTCCTGTATGACAACTTGGTCGAGTCCTTGGAGAGATTTAAAACCAGCAGTGGGTTTGGGTGTATTTTAGCACATAGCATGGGCCTGGGCAAGACCATACAGGTCATCTCTTTCTTGGATGTACTTTTTCGGCACACGGAGGCAAAGACTGTTCTTGCCATTGTACCT GTGAATACGCTCCAAAATTGGCTAGCAGAATTCAACATGTGGCTCCCAGCACCTGAAAACCTTCCTGCTGATTATAACTCCAAAGAGATCCAGCCCCGCACCTTCAAAGTCCACATCCTGAATGATGAACACAA GACAACAGCTGCACGTGCAAAGGTGGTGAATGACTGGGTGATAGAGGGTGGTGTGCTGCTGATGGGATATGAGATGTACCGTCTCCTCTCACTGAAGAAGTCCTTTGCCACtggcaggaagaagaaaacaaagaaacaagctGGCCCTGTCATTATTGACTTGGATGAGGAAGACCGGCAGCAAGAGCTTCTGAAAG GGATTGAGAAAGCTTTGTCTCGCCCTGGCCCAGATGTGGTTATTTGTGATGAGGGACACCGGATAAAGAACTGCCATGCCAGCACTTCGCAGGCCCTGAAGAACATCCGCTCCCGTCGGCGGGTGGTGCTGACTGGCTACCCGCTCCAGAACAACCTCATTGAGTACTGGTGCATGGTAGACTTTGTCCGACCTGACTTTCTAGGCTCACGGCAGGAATTCAGCAACATGTTTGAGCGCCCTATCCTGAACGGGCAGTGTATTGACAGCACCCCTCAAGATGTCCGTCTCATGAGGTATCGCAGTCATGTCCTGCATAGCCTGCTGGAAGGCTTTGTGCAGCG GCGAGGCCACAATGTGCTGAAGGTTCAGCTTCCATCTAAGGAAGAACACGTCATTTTGGTACGTCTTTCGAAGATCCAGCGGGCCCTTTATACGGAGTTCATGAATCGGTTTCGAGATGCAGGCAACAGTGGCTGGCTGGGACTGAACCCACTCAAAGCTTTCTGTGTCTGTTGTAAG ATCTGGAACCATCCGGATGTGTTGTATGAAgctctgcaaaaggaaaatctaGCAAATGAGCAGGATTTGGATGTGGATGACCTTGGCACAGCAAGTACTAATTCCCGCTGCCAGTCTCAGGGAATTAAAGTGAAAACAGAGAGTAATGCTTTGGCACCGCCAGTTGGAGAAGCTACCAACAGCAAGTTCCTCCAGAGCGTTGGCTTCAACCCTTTTCAGGAGAGAGCAAATCAGGTCGTTACTTATGAGTGG GCCAAAGACATCTTGTGTGATTACCAGACGGGAGTCTTGGAGAACTCACCCAAGATGGTGTTACTGTTCCACCTAATTGAGGAAAGTGTGAAGCTTGGAGACAAGATCTTGGTCTTCAG CCAGAGCTTGTCCACCTTATCTGTCATTGAAGAGTTTTTGGCAAAGAGACCAATGCCGAGTCCTCCAGGCTCAGATGGAGGGGTTCACAACTGGGTCCGAAACATCAACTATCACA GACTGGATGGCAGCACCTCTGCCTCAGAGAGGGAACGACTGATTAACCAGTTCAACGACCCCAGCAACACCTCTGTTTGGCTCTTCCTTTTGTCCACGCG CGCTGGATGTTTGGGTGTCAACCTCATTGGAGCAAACAGAGTGGTGGTGTTTGATGCTTCTTGGAACCCGTGCCATGACGCCCAGGCTGTGTGCCGAGTGTACCGCTACGGGCAGAAGAAGCCATGCCACATTTACAGACTGGTTTCTGATTACACCCTTGAGAAGAAGATCTATGACCGTCAGATCTCTAAGCAGGGCATGTCAG atCGGGTGGTGGATAATCTGAACCCAGTGCTGAACTTCACCCGACGGGAGGTGGAGAACCTGCTGCATTTTGTGGAAGAGGAATCCGACCCTGCTCAGCTTTCCCTCAATCCAAGCAAGATGAAGGAGTCTGTTCTACAATTAGCCTGTCTCAAGTATCCTCACCTCATCACCAAG GAGCCTTTTCAGCATGAGTCACTGCTGATCGACCGGAAGGAGCACAAGCTGACcaaggcagagaagaaagcagcCAAGAAGAGCTATGAGGAGGAAAAGCGCGCATCCGTCCCCTACACCCGGCCGTCCTACGCACAGTATTACCCAGCCAGTGACCAGAGCCTGACGAGCATCCCTGCCTTTAGCCAGAGGAACTG GCGACCAGCCCTCAAGGGTGAGGACAAGCCAGTGGCAAGCGTCCGCCCAGTTCAATCCACCCCCATTCCTATGATGCCCCGGCATGTCCCCATGGGCAATGCAGGATCAACCTCAAGTTCCAACCCCGCTGTCAACTTCCCCATCAACTATCTACAACGAGCTGGTGTCTTTGTGCAGAAGATTGTCACCACCACAG ATATTGTGATTCCGGGTACAAACACATCCACTGATGTACAGGCAAGAATCAGTGCTGGTGAGAGCATCCACATCATCCGAGGGACGAAAG GGACGTATATCCGGACCAGCGATGGACGGATTTTTGCTATCCGGACCACTGGGAAGCCGAAGGGCAATGAAGACCGTCGGACAGCTGCCTCAG GCTCCCAGAGCTCATCACTGGAGTCCACAAGCAACGGCAGACACAGTGCCTCATCACCGCAGCTCCCCAGTGCGGAGGAGCTCACTCGGCCCATATCCCCCGACAGCCCCGAGATTATCAGCGAGCTGCAGCAGTACGCGGAGGCGGCGGCTGCCCGGGAGTCCCGGCACAGCTCTCCCAGCACCAACGCAGCGCAAGGCCACCCTGCTCGCACGGACAACGCGCCCGGCTTAGCAGCCCGAGGAGCTGAGCAGCGCGTGGGGATTCACTGCATGGCTCCCTCCGTGTCTTCAGCCCTGCCGGCCACCAGCCAGCACGTCGATGGCCACTCAGTGTTGGACTTACGGGGCAACAAGCGCAAGTCGACCTCGCCATCGGCTCCGGAGGAGCAAGCCCGCAGGCAGCAGAAGAAGCGCCAGTTGCCATCATCCGTGCAGCCGTACGAACACGGGTACCCCGTCTCTG GAGTTGAAAACCGAGGGGTTCTGAGCAAACTGCTGGACAACTTGTCTTTGGATGcaccatggaaataa